The Triticum aestivum cultivar Chinese Spring chromosome 7B, IWGSC CS RefSeq v2.1, whole genome shotgun sequence genome window below encodes:
- the LOC123162500 gene encoding agamous-like MADS-box protein AGL80 — MTRKKVARKATLLYIPHDSTRRNRFKKRLKGLMKKADELAVLCDAKTCVLVYEEGKAAPEVFPSQAEAVGIMNRFKSMPEMVQWKEVMNQKGFISKHIDKLREQVDKTQREYEDGKIRYLLHKTMHGDLSGLVGLNIEELTKVGYKVDVLLKSISERMSKIHSRTLPPAPCVATGSIDMGSPALYPAPPQQENRLDMVSSGGDLDTLVYGGYAGANFSSSDMMMQMQSFDMGFGSSPFPPM; from the coding sequence ATGACTCGCAAGAAGGTGGCTCGCAAGGCGACCCTCCTATACATCCCCCATGACTCAACCCGACGTAATAGATTCAAGAAGCGCCTCAAGGGGCTGATGAAGAAGGCGGACGAACTAGCCGTCCTGTGTGATGCCAAGACCTGTGTACTGGTGTACGAGGAGGGCAAGGCGGCGCCGGAGGTGTTCCCTTCGCAGGCAGAGGCAGTGGGTATCATGAATCGATTCAAAAGCATGCCGGAGATGGTGCAGTGGAAGGAGGTGATGAACCAGAAGGGCTTCATCAGCAAGCACATTGACAAGCTCCGGGAGCAGGTCGACAAGACCCAGCGCGAGTACGAGGACGGCAAGATTAGGTACCTCCTTCACAAAACCATGCATGGTGACCTCTCGGGCCTCGTTGGCCTCAACATCGAGGAGCTCACCAAAGTTGGCTACAAGGTGGACGTGCTTCTCAAGAGCATTAGCGAACGCATGTCAAAAATCCATTCTCGGACGCTGCCACCAGCTCCATGTGTCGCTACCGGCAGCATAGACATGGGGTCTCCAGCGTTGTATCCGGCACCACCTCAGCAGGAGAACCGACTTGACATGGTGAGCTCCGGAGGGGACCTCGACACCCTGGTCTATGGTGGCTACGCCGGCGCCAACTTCTCTAGCAGTGATATGATGATGCAGATGCAGTCCTTTGATATGGGGTTCGGTTCGAGTCCTTTCCCTCCCATGTAA